AACTCACCCAACGAGTGACCAGCCACCATATCGGGTTTGAAACCTTCGATAGTGGAAGCCAATATCACTGAATGCAAAAATATCGCAGGCTGCGTAACGTTGGTTTGTTTGAGCTCCTCATCGGTGCCTTCAAACATTATTTTGGTAATATCAAATCCTAAAATTTCATTCGCTTTGTCAAATAATTCTTTGGCTTTTGGGTTGGTTTCGTAAAGATCCTTTCCCATTCCACTGAACTGGGCACCCTGTCCCGGAAAAACGTATGCTGTCATATATTGGTTATTTTTTTTACAAAATTAAGAAATAGGTTTGGGTTTAAAATGTATGCCAACAAAAAAGACGCATCTTTTAAGAATGCGTCTTTTTACAATAGATTTTCTTTCGAAATTATTTTTTTGAAGTAGTATCAGTTGCCGCCGGCTTATCTCCGGATTTTTTGTACTCTTCGTTTAGCCCTTTTAATACTTCCTGAGTGATGTTAAGGTCTTCTTTGGCGTACAAAACTCCGCCACCTTTAGAGTAACCGATTACCATGTCATATTTGTCTCCGGCATTGTATTTTTTAAGATAATCATGAATTTTACTCAAAAGCTCATCAGTTTTTTTGGCTTGCTCTTGCTGTAAATTTCCGGCTGCGTTGTCTCTGAACAGCATGATATCCTGCTCTTTTTTCTGTAAAGCCAACTGAGTTGAGCGTGCTTGCTCTTCTGATACCCCACCCGCTTGTACTCTTCTTTGAAAAAGTGCCACTTCATTCTGGAAAGACTGGCTTCTTTTGGCCAAATCGTTCTCCAATGCAAAGCTTTTGTTTTCAAATTCTTTGATTACATCTTTGTAATATTCGTAGTTATTCAGAAGGGTGTCGGTATTTACATATACAATTCTTCCTGAAGGTTGTCCGGTGGTTTTTCCGGCTCCGGCGTTGTCTTTACAAGCTACAAAAGCCATAGAAACACCTAATACTAAAGCGATAATTTTTTTCATTTATGTTTATTTTTCCGATTGAAGGTGCAAATATAAGTAATTATCTTTCAAAATGTTTGAGTAGAATTATTAATGAAATCAATCCTTCATACTTTCAATTAATAATTTTAAAAAACCTATACTCTTAGTATAATCAAGTTCATAGAAGTTTACTCCCAGATTTATATTTGAATAATAATCTGATAAGTGTTCTTTATAATATCGCTCAGATTCTAGTTTCCAATACTCTCTACCTAATTTTTCAGCCAAAAACCATTTTTCAAGTAATCTTGCAGCCCTTCCATTCCCGTCTCTAAATGGATGAATATGTGCAAACCTCAGATGAATCATTGAAGCGAAATAGAAAGCTTCTAAAACGGTAATTCTGGATTTTAATATCATTTCAATATCTCTAAATAACCTCCCCATCTCTGATTCAACGTTTTCAGGTTCCAGTGCCAAATAAATTAGACCGGTCTTTCCAAAAACACCAACGGGTTCATTTCGATATTTTCCTCTTTTGCTTTTTATCAGTAAAGTTTCAGAGAAAATTTTATGAGATTGCAAAAGATTTTTTTCTGTTAAAGGATTTTGTTGTGCAAATGAATAAGCATTTATCAAATTTTCAATTTCTTCAATTTCTTTTCCTGGTTTGAATTTGTCTTTATTTAATTCATAATTCATAAATGAGTTCAAGTCGATGGTATTTCCTTCAATATTTGAAGAAAATACGGCAGAAGATTTAGTTAGGAATTCAAAATCCGATTTATTTTTCGAAAAATCATAATTTAAAATAAGGCTTTCAATTTGACTTCCAACGGCCTCCAAATAAGCTTTGAAATATGTTTTTTCTAAAATATTCATAAATTTCTATTTTCAAAAATACGAATTTTATACGGGCTATTAATAAAAAAGCCTCTAAAAATATGTATTCAGAGGCTTTTTTACGATAAATATTAGATCAATGTATCCTGAAATATCTTCTCAACTGCACCCCGGCAGTTCCAGAAACTGCACCGATTGTAGCTGCAATCAGGGTCATTACTGAAAAAACAAAAGCCGTTTTTGGTATTTTTGAAAGGAAACCGACTCCGCCAGTAAACAAATCGGCGATTTTTTCGGTAAGATTTACTTCTGAAACGATGTTTAAATAAGTAGCATAGCCTACCCAAAGCGTCACCACCGCTGCTGCCGAAATTGAAGCTGCTTCTTTTATGTTTCTTGCTTTCCACCAACTCAATCCCAGAGCCACAGGGGCAATTATCCACCACGGAAGGAATAAAGACAAGAGACCGCCTATTACGATTATCAATATATATAACATCTTATTTTTTTGGTTTAATGGTTAAGGTTTTGACTAATTTGGGGTGCTTTTCATTGGCATTTTTTAGGTAAACCAGGGTATCTAGTTTTCCTGCCGCCCATTTGTCTATCATGTTATCATAATATTTGCTTCCGGGATTTCCCGATTGCCCACCTGGATACAATCCATATGCTTTGGGCCAGTTTTTATCCAATTCTACCACCATTCTCCATGACGGCCCGTGGGTCTCTGAAGTGGCATTTACTTCCCCTTTGCCACCACCATTCATCACGCCTGTACGTGAAAAACTTGCAAAAGCCGGCACCAGATGCTTGATAGTAGTATTTTTCACTTTACTCCATGCCCAGGTTTCAGCAGATATTGGACCATTTTTAATTGTTAAACTGTCAAGTGTCGCAGCAAAACTACCCACAATTATATCATTGATGGTTTCTTCTTTTTCACGGGTATTTTTATTGTCAAACCATTTTGATTTTGGTTCTTTTGCAATCATTTCAAAAGTTCGGTCCTCGGTTGGGTGCATCATATAGCTTTTAACCGGAAACTCATCTTCCCAGATCCAGTCACCTAATTCCCGCATCCATCTTTCATAAATAGTCGCCCCCACGGCATCAGCTTCGTTTCTTAGATTCCACTTTTGTAAAATCTCTCTGGCAACCGCAATATTGGGGTCATTTGATGCCTGGAGTATAGGCAATAAGTTGGGTAAAATTCTTCTGGCAGCCACATTGAAATTGTCATTTTGTAACTCTCTCAGGCTATCAGCCGTGGCATTTTTCATGGCAGTGAGTCGTTCATTGATTCTTACCGCACGATTTGAAGGAGCAAATTTCCAACCCAGGTAATAGGGATAGGTAGGGTCAGCCGGAAATTGGTTGGCCGAACTTACAAATCCTCTTGGTGGGTTTTTAACGGTAGGATTTTGTTCAACCGGAATATAGCCCTGCCAGTCGTTTTCTGGTTTAGAGCCATCCATCAGGAATTTTCCTTGTTGCTGCCATTTGAGAGGGAGCTTTCCATTTGGAGTAATCGAGATATCATTTTGATTAGAAGCAAATATAAAATTCTGGGCAGGTGCCGAATAGTAAGTCAGAGCTTTACGATAGTCATCATAATTTTTTGCACGATTCAGATAATAAAATACCATTAGATCAGAGCCATCAGAAATATTCCCGACCCACCGCATTGCATGACCTGCAGGTGCATTTTTGCTATAATTTGTTTCTTTTGAAGTATTGTAAACTATCGGACCATGATGTGTGTACATTAGAGTATCCCTTATTATTTTTCCCGATTTTAATTTAAACTCTTCTATGTACTTAGTTACCGGAAGCCATTTGTCGTTATGAAAATAATGTGTTTTTTCAGCATTGTTAAACTCTAACTGATAAAAATCCATCACGTCGCTTCCCACATTGGTTACCCCCCAGGCCACGTCTTTGTTGAATCCAATCACAATGCCTGGACAACCCGGAAGTGCAACCCCATAAACATTCATATCAGGAGTAGTCAGCTGCATTTGGTACCAGATTGAAGGCAATGTAAGCCCAAGATGTGGGTCGTTGGCCAAAATGGGTAGTCCCGTGGCCGATTTTCCACCTCCTACTGCCCAGTTATTTGAGCCAATTTCCGGTGCCGGAGCAGGAATGTTTGCCATGAATCTATTTTCTTTATTTCCCACCATAATACTGGAGGGAGGAAGAACTTTTTTTGAATCAAAGTTCCAGGGAGTGCCAACAGGGATGGTAGGGGACTCCACAACCGGATAGTTGGGGAAGAGATCCTTCACAGTTTCCATTCCATATTGATCTGCCACATTGGTAATTCTAAAATCATCTGTTCCGCCGTTGAGCGTATTTCTCATATTCATGAGCATCAGAATGGTTTTATAGGGAGACCATTCTTTGGGTCCATAACCCAAAATTTTATATTCCAGTGGATAGTTTTTATAATCCAGATGTTTTATGTAAGAATTAACACCATCAGTAAAAGACTTCAAAACTCTGTTGGAAACCGGATCTTTCTCTAGTTTTTTTGCAATTTCTCTTGCAGTGCGTGCCATTCCTAACCGGCGGTTGTACCTGTCATA
The sequence above is a segment of the Cytophagaceae bacterium genome. Coding sequences within it:
- a CDS encoding OmpH family outer membrane protein, with protein sequence MKKIIALVLGVSMAFVACKDNAGAGKTTGQPSGRIVYVNTDTLLNNYEYYKDVIKEFENKSFALENDLAKRSQSFQNEVALFQRRVQAGGVSEEQARSTQLALQKKEQDIMLFRDNAAGNLQQEQAKKTDELLSKIHDYLKKYNAGDKYDMVIGYSKGGGVLYAKEDLNITQEVLKGLNEEYKKSGDKPAATDTTSKK
- a CDS encoding Fic family protein, with product MNILEKTYFKAYLEAVGSQIESLILNYDFSKNKSDFEFLTKSSAVFSSNIEGNTIDLNSFMNYELNKDKFKPGKEIEEIENLINAYSFAQQNPLTEKNLLQSHKIFSETLLIKSKRGKYRNEPVGVFGKTGLIYLALEPENVESEMGRLFRDIEMILKSRITVLEAFYFASMIHLRFAHIHPFRDGNGRAARLLEKWFLAEKLGREYWKLESERYYKEHLSDYYSNINLGVNFYELDYTKSIGFLKLLIESMKD
- a CDS encoding penicillin acylase family protein, whose amino-acid sequence is MKFIKHFSGFLLMVLLIYLLSNPIGQVPPLGRLFSPFEGFLQNAEPKMNSSDQEMNLEGVKEEVKVEYDANRVPHIFAQNEDDLYFTQGYIMAKDRIWQMEFYTLVASGRLTEVVGERALEYDRYNRRLGMARTAREIAKKLEKDPVSNRVLKSFTDGVNSYIKHLDYKNYPLEYKILGYGPKEWSPYKTILMLMNMRNTLNGGTDDFRITNVADQYGMETVKDLFPNYPVVESPTIPVGTPWNFDSKKVLPPSSIMVGNKENRFMANIPAPAPEIGSNNWAVGGGKSATGLPILANDPHLGLTLPSIWYQMQLTTPDMNVYGVALPGCPGIVIGFNKDVAWGVTNVGSDVMDFYQLEFNNAEKTHYFHNDKWLPVTKYIEEFKLKSGKIIRDTLMYTHHGPIVYNTSKETNYSKNAPAGHAMRWVGNISDGSDLMVFYYLNRAKNYDDYRKALTYYSAPAQNFIFASNQNDISITPNGKLPLKWQQQGKFLMDGSKPENDWQGYIPVEQNPTVKNPPRGFVSSANQFPADPTYPYYLGWKFAPSNRAVRINERLTAMKNATADSLRELQNDNFNVAARRILPNLLPILQASNDPNIAVAREILQKWNLRNEADAVGATIYERWMRELGDWIWEDEFPVKSYMMHPTEDRTFEMIAKEPKSKWFDNKNTREKEETINDIIVGSFAATLDSLTIKNGPISAETWAWSKVKNTTIKHLVPAFASFSRTGVMNGGGKGEVNATSETHGPSWRMVVELDKNWPKAYGLYPGGQSGNPGSKYYDNMIDKWAAGKLDTLVYLKNANEKHPKLVKTLTIKPKK